The following DNA comes from Triticum aestivum cultivar Chinese Spring chromosome 3D, IWGSC CS RefSeq v2.1, whole genome shotgun sequence.
catcaaattaggactagtttcataaccaaagcaaattaccatgctgttataaaagactctcaaaataatataagtgaagcatgagagttcatgtatttcttcaaaataaatccaccgccgtgctctaaaagatataagtgaagcactagagcaaacaacaaactactccgagatataagtgaagatcgatgagtagttaaataattatgtaactatgtgaagactctctaacatttaagaatttcagaacttggtattttattcaaacatcaagcaaaacaaaataaaataaaatgacgctccaagcaaaacacatatcatgtggtgaataaaaatatagctccaagtaaagttagcgatgaacgaagacgaaagaggggatgccttccggggcatccccaagcttaggctcttggttatccttgaatattaccttggggtgccttgggcatccccaagcttaggctctttccactccttattccatagtctatcgaatctttacccaaaacttgaaaacttcacaacacaaaacttaacagaaaactcgtgagctccgttagcgacagaaaagaaaacaccacttcaaggtactgtaatgaactcattatttatttatattggtgttaaccccactgtattccaacttctctatggtttataaactattttactagccatagagtcatcaaaataagcaaacaacacacgaaaaacagaacagtctgtagtaatctgcaactaacgcaaacttctggaactccaaaaattctaaaataaattggtggacctgaggaatttgtctagtaatcatctgcaaaaataataaactaaatagcactctccagtaaaatgttttagctaatctcgtgagcgctaaagtttctgttttttacagcatgatcataaagactccacccaagtcttcccaaaggttctacttggcacaaacactaattaaaacataaaaacacatctaaacagaagctagatggattatttattactaaacagaaccaaaaagcaaggaacaaaaataaaattgggttgcctcccaacaagcgctatcgtttaacgcccctagctaggcatgatggtttcaatgatgctctcataagacataagaattgaaacataaagagagcatcatgaagaatatgactagttaatttaagtctaatccacttcctatgcatagggattctgtgagcaaacaacttatgggaacaataatcaactagcataggaaggtaaaacaagcataacttcaaaactttaagcacattgagaggaaacttgatattattgcaattcctacaagcatatattcctccctcataataattttcagtagcatcatgaatgaattcaaccatataaccagcacataaagccttcttttcatgatctacttgcagagaaattttattactctccacaaaagaaaatttattctcatgaatagtactgggagcaatctcaacaaaataactatcatgtgattgaaaattaagatcaagatgacaagtttcatggttatcattatcctTTATAGCATACGTttgatcacaataatcatcataaataggaggcatgctttcatcataataaatttgctcatcaaaacttgggggacaaaaaatatcatcttcatcaaacatagcttccccaagcttgtggctttgcatatcactagaatcatgggtattcaaagaattcatactaaaaacattgcaatcatgctcatcattcaaagatatagtgccaagcattctatgtaattcttcttctaacactttggcacaattttccttcccatcatactcacgaaagatattaaaaagatgaagcgtataaggtaaactcaattccatttttttgtagttttcttttataaactaaactagtgctaaaacaagaaacaaaaagattcgattgcaagatctaaagatataccttcaagcactcacctccccggcaacggcgccagaaactgcttgatgtctactacgcaaccttcttcttctagacgttgttgggcctccaagtgcagaggtttgtaggacagtagcaaatttccctcaagtggatgacctaaggtttatcaatccgtgggaggcgtaggatgaagatggtctctctcaaccaaccctgcaaccaaatagcaaagagtctcttgtgtccccaacacacccaatacaatggtaagttgtataggtgcactagttcagcgaagagatggtgatacaagtgcaatatggatgatagatatgggtatttgtaatctgaaaatataaaaacagcaaggtagcaagcgataaaagtgagcgtaaacggtattgcaatgctaggaaacaaggcctagggttcatactttcactagtgcaagttctctcaacaataataacataattggatcatataactatccctcaacatgcaacaaagagtcactccaaagtcactaatagcagagaacaaacgaagagattatggtagggtacgaaaccacctcaaagttattctttccgatcaatccattgggctattcctataagtgtcacaaacagcactagagttcgtagtaaaataacgccttaagacacacatcaaccaaaaccctaatgtcacctagatactccaatgtcacctcaagtatccgtgggtatgattatacgatatgcatcacacaatctcagattcatctattcaaccaacacatagaacctcaaagagtgccccaaagtttctaccagagaatcgagatgaaaacgcgtgccaacccctatgcataggttcatgggaggaacccgcaagttgatcaccaaaacatacatcaagtggatcacgtgatatcccattgtcaccacagataagcacggcaagacatacatcaagtgttctcaaatcattaaagactcaatccgataagattacttcaaagggaaaactcaatccattacaagagagtagagggggagaagcaacataagatccaactataatagcaaagctcgcgatgcatcaagatcgtatcacctcaagaaaacgagagagggagagatcaaacacatagctactggtacataccctcagccccaagggtgaactactccctcctcctcatggagagcgccgggatgatgacgatggccaccggtgagggttcccccctccggcagggtgccggaacaaggtcccgattggtttttggtggctacagaggcttgcggcggcggaactccagatctattctattccccgaaggttttagggtatatggatatatatataggtgaaagcagtacgtcaggggagccacgaggggcccaagagggtggagggcgcgcccccctgcctcgtgcctccctcgttgctttcctgacgtgcactccaagtctcccgggttgctttccttccaaaaataacttctccagaaggtttcattccgtttcgactccgtttgatattccttttcttcggaacactgaaacaagggaaaaaacaggaactggcactgggctctgggtcaataggttagtcccaaaaataatataaaagtgtttaataaagcccataaacatccaaaacagataatataatagcatggaacaatcaaaaattgtagatacgttggagacgtattagaacCCACGTGGGCAACTATCATCCTCGGGTataccaagaataacaaagttcgttaaaatagtaacatttgcaactacgacaggcacatcctcacaaataccgatgggtatagcagttgattcatcaccatttgcaaagagatttcagtaggtgtctacttattcaaatcaagtctacgatataaagatagaggcataacactaacaccggctcctagatcacataaagcagttttaacatagtttcttttaatggagcatggtatagttggtattcctggatctcctaatgtctttggtattccacccttaaatgtgtAATTTGCAAGCATATTGGAAATtttagctttcggtatctttcttttattagtaacaatatctttcatatacttagcataaggagacattttcagaatatctgtcaaacgcatatgcaaaaagataggtctaagcatttcaacaaagcgctcaaattcttcatcatcttttttcttggatggtttagggggaagggcatgggtttctgaacccatggttctctttctttaccatgtttcctagcaataaagtctctcttatcataccttttattcttaggttgtgggttatcaagatcaacaacaggttctatctccacatcattatcatcactaggttgagcatcaacatgaacatcatcattaacattatcactaggctcatgttcatcagctgattgtgtttcaacatcagaaatagaaatatcatttggattctcaggtgtatctataacaggttcacaGCTTCCTCGAGAGCCTCCCAGCTTCCAACGGAGTGAGgaggcaggctattgagccaatgccttaccggtcctttaagtttgagccgcatgtatttgatggcatggaagtCGTCTCCATGAGACATgaggatatggaggaggaaatctttgatccacacGGTTGGGTCAGTCGTCCCGTCATATTGTttgatgttaatgggtttaaacccacCCGGGAACTGATGCTCCATCATCTCGTCTGTGAAACATCGTGAAACAGATCGGATGGGAGGACCCTTGAAATCTCGCCGTATTATGTCAGATATTGGGAGACATCCGTGCATATGCCTATTCCCGAGCCATGTCGTGCCTGTCTAACCAGGCCTCATAGCCATTGAGTCCGGGTGGCGCACATCCTGTTGACCCGTAGATGGATCACGAAGGGGTTCGATTGACTTCTAGTCTTCTCCATGCGTCATAGGGCTCAGGGTATTCAACAGGGTCCTTGCCATGATGGCGGTTTGTTGTTTGGGGGTTCCTGTGTTCCCCTGTCGGGCTGTTGCGCCCTCTAGGAGGTCGGTCGGGCTGGTCGGCACGACCGCGTGTCAAAAGCATGTTGTCAATTTCGTAGTCATCAAATTCCGGCATCAAACACCGGCATGGGTAAGATTTGGATGCGCTCTCCCGCCATTCTTCGAGGTCTTGTTTGGCTGCGAGAACTTCCATCCATTTGTCGTTGAGCTCGTTCTGATCGGTGTGTAGCTGTTGCAGCTTCTTTTTCATACTCCTGGCGGTTGCCACCAGCCGCTGTCTGAACCGTTCTTGCTCATATGGGCCTTCGGGGACTATAAAGTCCTTGGCTCCGAGGCTCTCATCTTCCTCGGATTCTGGTAGATAATTGCTGTCGACCCCGTCGTCGAGATCGCTAGGGTCTTTGTCCTCGGGTATTCCTGCCGGCCTATTCTGCCACCCTGGGAAGGCTTGAATGTCTTCTCCTTGGTTTTCGGCATCATCGGCCATGGCGCCGTTATCGGTAGCGCCCATGTTATGCCCACTGGGGTCGCCGTCAGTACCTTTTGGCCGTCGAAGACGGCGTCTCGAGGGATTCTTGGGAGTATCAACCATATAGACGTCATAAGTGGACATGGTGGCCCATTTGCCCTTATGAGTTGTAGGCGTGGGTGGGTTCGTCCCAGTTACGCCGCCGACATCTTCATCCATGTGAGTGGCTTCCTCGGATGCATAGTCCAgtacgtcggttaagtcgtcgacgatggcgactaggtgggtggtgggtgggacgtaaatttACCTGTCATCGTCTCTAAGTACTATCTTATCATAGACCAAGGTTTGATCGTTCGAGATCGATAACCTCTGAATGTGATCCAGCATCTCATTAAGGTGAGATAGATCCTCAGAGTCCATGGTCTGACTGTAGGCTGGGATGATCTTTAGCGTGATTCCTGAGTCGCTTGATGCGACCTCGGCGTGTTGGCTGGCCAGGGTTGATCCCTGGCTGTCAACGGGGGAGATCAGATCCGAACTTGACGATGGGTCCGTATTCGGGCTTGGATCGAGGTCAAGGCCTAATGAAAGGATCGGGTCCGTTCTTGAGTCAAAGCTCAGCGTGACAGCGATCGGTTCCGTGCTTGAGGTCGGATCCATAGCGAGATCCGATCTGTAGCCCAGATCGGAGGTCGACTCCGAGGTCAAGCCAGCGGTGGCCAAAGGGTTCCCGACCCGACTTGTCATCCAGTCAGAGAGGACGAGCTCACCACGCGAATCAGAGGTTTATTCCAAGCTCCCAAACGTGACAACTTGGCGGGGCGAAATTCTCGACGTGGGCGAGATGACCCGTTGAGTTGGCGTGTAGGATAATACTGCCGAATGCAAAGAGCTGTCTCGGGTCGAAGATGTCACCACAGCTGGTGTTGAAGTTGATCTGCAGACAAGCCATTGATCCTTTTTCTAtcgcacagcggaactctcagtgaaagcaccaatgttggtacTAAAACCGGCAGActtcgggtaggtggtcccgagctatggatctcAGATATATGGGTAACAGGAGAGAAGGGGACAGTATTTACCAAGGTTTGGGCCCTTCCGAAGAGGTAATACCCTGTgtcctgctttgattgtattgatgatgATGTATCGAATACATgcttgatctacctcaagatcgtaagttGTGTTCTAACCCTAAGGCTAGATGGTTGTAATTGTGACTGtggtctctacggactaaacccctcagTTTATACAGACACTGGGGGTACCTAGAGCTACACATGATCGGTTGCCAATCTAGTGATACATACACCGACGGCCAACGCAGTCCTTGGAGTACACGTCAAGTCTTCGGCGAAGTCCACCTTGATCATGCCGAAGTGCGAGGCTTTCGGAGTCCTTCCTTATAAGAACAGTGGGCCATGGGCTCGGCCCACGGACTTTGGGCCAACTAGGTTGgtacccctagtctaggacactgtCAATAGGTACACATCGTTCTCCTCTCCCTCAGCTTACGTTTACACTATGAACCATGACAAACACATGGCTTACACTGCCATCACGGCTTACCAGTAAACCGTGTGGCCGTCCGGGCACACGGCTTAAAGAAACACTCGGCTTACAGGTGGGCCAGGTGGCACCTCCGTTAGTTATTGCCGGACGTGATCCCACTTTTCTTGTCGGGTGCCACTGCTTTATTCTCGACTTACAGGTAAGGCGAGTACCTGTGAAGTGACACTTGGCTTACATGACATAAGCCGACGGAATGTCGCAGAATACTATAAGTCGAGTGTAACACTCAGCATACTGTTTGCGAGGTTAAATCGGTCTTCCCGTGTATTTTTTATACTCAGCTTAATTTATTTTTCCTGTAGTGTATGACGTGTTGTTTTAGAATCAGTAGAAAGAATAGTTTTACAAGTAGCAGGTGTAGTCTTTCACGCATTATTCTCCTTTTGCTAGATTATGATCCCagaagggctcctttgattcaaaggaattccgTGGGATTTTTGGAGGGTtagaatccttaggattttttcctacgtttgtcgtttgattcataggattgaattctataggattttttcctatggaATCAAGTGTACTATATTTCAttggaaatctagcatccactTCAACCACTTTTTTCAATTCCTTTATATTTCATGTAGCATCAAACACTCTAtgctaatcctataggattcaagtggcATGCCACTCAAATCCTGTATTTTCCCTATTCCCGCGTTTtgaaaatcctgcaaatcaaagagggcCTAAAATGGTAGCATTGAGACCACATAATGACAGTCATGTCGGTCATGCAATTATGGCAAAACGTGACAAATAGACTTTGATCCATAGATGCTAGATTTGATCTTTCTTTTTTTAGAATGCTATATATGAGTCTTATAATTCTGAGGCAACGTGGGTGCAGATTCTCCGTAGTAAATATCTGCAGTTCAAGACTTTGTCCCAGGTGATAGTGAGACCGGCTGActcgccgttttggaaggggcttatgagagtcaacgctgccttctttaatagaacaaagtttattgtcggtaatggaaacaccactcgcttctgggaggatacttggcttggtgaaatGCCGTTGGCGCTTCAGTATCCGTCCCTATATCGTATTGTTCCCCGACGTGATGCTCTTGTTCCAACGATTATGTAGTCAATTCctcttaatattcagtttaggagggtgcttgttggggaccggtgggaagcatggcttcatttggtgagtagactgatggaggttcagctagctcatcagcccgatcagttgtgttggaagcttactaggtctggagagttcaCAGTCAAGTCCATGTATATCGATGTCATTAACTCTAGTgctattcctagttccaaacatgtttggaaagtcaaagttcctttgaaaattaaagtgtttatgtggtttgtacataaataagtcattttaacaaaggataatttgattaagcgcaactggacaggatctactaggtgtagtttttgtgatcgggacgaaactatcaagcacctcttctttgattgcccgttggcgagAGTTTTGTGGCGCacggtgcaaattgcctttaacattactcctccgaattcggtcagtacgttatttggaacgtggcttgttgggatagagtcgaaatagctagacacattcgcgtaggagtatgtgcgtcgttatgggcaatttggaactgcagaaatgatttggcttttaacagaacaacaactattcattttttgcaggttttattccgagctactgcgctgatccgtacgtggtcattactcactccgacggaggccagggagcgtttggttactggatctgtccggtgggagatggtagcgcgggatatcttcaaccggtttggatggcggtcatgtaacaggataggcgattagtttacctatctttgttttggcagccggttgtggcttttgggccttttgtttttggcgttgtggctctttgtgagcttgccgtttttctgttttcAGACGATAAGATCTTGTTGAACCTCTTTATTTATctataaatgtggccgtatgcatcgttccgatgcagaggccggggagtcccccttttcggAAAAAAATATGAGTCTTATAATTAACTATATCTTTTAGCTAACAGGAGCATGGTGCCTATAATTGATAAGTCAAGGTTGTATGTGAATATGTTTGTTATGGTATGGGGAGTTAAGGGTTGTTCAATGGGGAAGCAAAGGTTTGATGATTTGCGCAATGAAATTGTTGTGACACTTTTAACATGATAAAGAAAAACGGCGCAGCAAGACCGCGCCTTTTGCTTCTACTAGTAATTTCACCAAATGTCAGCCGAAAAAGGTCGACATGAGGGTCGCTCCACCGCTATGGTTCTCTGTCAACCTCGCTCCACGCCTGGTGTACCAAACATGCCCTAAATCTCCCAAGTCTCACAAGTCACATCCCTATGCCTGGGCAAAAATTTCCCAACATTTACACTTGCACTGAGACTAAAGTCAGAACAGAGTTAATTAGCAGGAGTTTTAACTTGCAAGCTACCATCTGATCCAATCATAACAACCCCAGCTTTAATCCAACACGCACGTGGGAACGGCGATCGCTTGCAAAGTCAGAACAATTAGCGCAAAGCAGAGCTCAACGCTCTCAATTAACAAAGTCAGCAGAAGGTACAGCGTTTACAGATCGAGCTGATGCATCACATAATGATCCTTCTGACAGCCCAACAGACCAGCTGAAAACACTCCGCTGCGAAATCGTCCATTCCAAACATCTAGTGCCAACCATTGCACTCTCACTGTTTTTATTGCCTTTCCTTAGTTTTTACCACTGTTTTCGTTTAACATCCCGAGCTAAACTCACAAttacaagcaacgatgcacaaacAGACCCCGTAATTAACAACTAATCAGTCCCAGAGCTACTGCCGATCTGCGGTATATGTATGTGGATCACAGTATCATACTAACCACTAGCCCATCTATTAGTAGCATCATCTCCTTCTTCAGTCTTCTCTTCTGCACGCTAGTTTCAGCTTCCAAGCACACGACCTGCAATCTAGTTCCGGCACGACCTGATCGACCGACGGCCAGCGTCTCCGCCGTTGCCATGTTAGCATCGCCGCCGGCGCTTGAGCTGTTGATCGGCGCCCGCCGTGAAGCACCGGAAGGGGTTCTCCGGGGAGCAGATGTCCGGCACGAACACGGCCGCGGAGTCAGAGGCAGAGCCGTAATGCGGGTCTCCCTGCCAGTGGAGGCCTGAGGCCGTCGGCGGGGAGGGGAGCTCCGGCATGGACGACCTCGACCAGTGGACCTCCGGCACCTGGCCGAAGAAATCTTGCGCGTTCTGGGCGGCGTTtccggaggaggacgacgacatcgAACGGCGGTTCGGCGAGCTGAGCTTCCCGCTGTCGGCCTGCAAATGAATCAGCACTGTTAGGTTACTGGACAGTGGACAGGCTAGCTACtatatttttttcgaaaaggaagGCTAGCTACTATATACTGGAGCGAGCTGTTCAGGCATAGATAGATCGTTCAGTCACAATTTTGTGAGTTCAGAAACATGTCAATCGTGAAATACCTTGTGTGATGCATCACTTCAGGTTTTAAGCCGGAAAATTGCCGGTGAAAGTAAGATTACATGACATGATTAACCTGATCTGACTATGGATCAACGTTCCAGGATGCAGATCAGGTAAATTGCTTGACTCAAGATCATGAGAGAGGTTGCCAGAATTGCTATTTTTAGTACTTGAACTGAGTTTCTTTCCTGATAAAGTAACTAGATTAACTGCTAAGTGTTAATACTGCGACTGCACAATTAGtaattcaaatttggttctgggtgAATTAGTACTGACCTTGGACGTGCCATTTTCCGCGAATCCGAAGCCGGAGTTGAACTCGGTGAATCCAAAGAACTCGTCCAGCGGCCAGTCCGGCATGCTCCCGCCAAAAagggccgcgcgcgccgccgtgacGGCCACCCGGGGGCTCTTCTTCGGAGGGGCTTTGATTACCTCCGGCTCCGCGGGCCTCAACGCCGGGGTACCGCTGCCGAACTGCTCATCGATGACCGACCAATCGGGCAAGTTCCCCGTGATGCCGACGTCCGGGCCGGCCGCCCAGTCGATGTCTCCATCGCTGTAGAGCGGCGTCGGGCTCCTCTTCCTGGGGCACATCGGTGGTTGCAGGGGAGCCGACGAGGCGTTGTTGGGCGGTTGcggctccggctcaggctctggcaCCGGTTCTTCTTGTTCGTCGGGCTCGAGGCCGACCTGGACGCCGGTGAGGAGGAACCTCCGGTGCGCGGAGACGAAGGTGTTGGCAGTGTGCACGGCGACGTCACAGCTACGGCAGAGCAGCGCGCGGTCCTCCACGCAGAAGAAGTAGGCGTGGCCCTCCTGTCGTAGCGAAAACAGAGGACGTACTCGTCAGATTACCGGCCGGGGCAAAAAGATGGGCCAAGATCAGCGAAAGGGCGAGAGAGCAACCAATTCAAGCACCTGGCATATGTCGCGGTTCGGCGCGGACACGGCGGGCGGGTTGGAGGCGGCGGAGAGGAGGGGCAGGCGGTGGTGCTTGCCGGCGAGGCGGTTGGCGTCGTGCACGTCGCGGTCGCAGCGCGCGCATAGGGCGGCCTCGTCGGCGCAGCAGACGACGCGCGCCTCGGCCGCCTCGCACGCAGAGCAGAGCACCTTCATCGATTGATTGATCCGATCACTACACGATCATCCGCGTGCAGGACCGCTgggagggaggagaagagagcggggCCTGGCAGTGAGGTTTAT
Coding sequences within:
- the LOC123077691 gene encoding B-box zinc finger protein 22 is translated as MKVLCSACEAAEARVVCCADEAALCARCDRDVHDANRLAGKHHRLPLLSAASNPPAVSAPNRDICQEGHAYFFCVEDRALLCRSCDVAVHTANTFVSAHRRFLLTGVQVGLEPDEQEEPVPEPEPEPQPPNNASSAPLQPPMCPRKRSPTPLYSDGDIDWAAGPDVGITGNLPDWSVIDEQFGSGTPALRPAEPEVIKAPPKKSPRVAVTAARAALFGGSMPDWPLDEFFGFTEFNSGFGFAENGTSKADSGKLSSPNRRSMSSSSSGNAAQNAQDFFGQVPEVHWSRSSMPELPSPPTASGLHWQGDPHYGSASDSAAVFVPDICSPENPFRCFTAGADQQLKRRRRC